The following DNA comes from Apis cerana isolate GH-2021 linkage group LG14, AcerK_1.0, whole genome shotgun sequence.
AACATATATGGAAATCGTCCATTTAAACGGATGCTATAACGCATGACACTATTTTCATATCGATACTTCTAACTGTtccgtacacacacacacatacacacacacatcttCTCGTTTAATGTGTCCATTCAGGCATCGTAATCGTTATACTTCCAAATAGATAAATTCACTGGTCCTTGATATTccgataatcatttatatcgaACGATCgcgcgttattttttttccagttGCCAAACGTCACGTCCGCCTTGAACAATATCACGATGCTGATGAAGGACAACATCGTGTCGGAAGTCAGCCAGGGTAAAGAGTCGTTTCTGAAAATTCAGAAAGACATTCAATACGCCGTGAATCAGACCATCCCAGTGGTCAGCGCGAGCATCCGAAATGCCGGCGATTTTCTAGCCGACCTCGCGAGAAACATGACAATGCTCATCGATAGGATAAACAACGACATAGACAAGGTCTACATGAAGCAAATAGACGTTGCACGGACGAACATCGATCAGTATTCACCGTACAGGTAATAAAAGAGAACGGAAGCGAAGAACATTTCAGAGTCCGATAATTAGACAAATGTATTTTCCCTCTAGGTACTATCTAGGACTCGGGATATCGGGCATTTTATTAACAGTTCTAATGTGTCTGACTTTCGGTCTTTTCTGTGGCATTTGTGGAAAGCGGCCCGATGGTTACGGGGACGACTGTTGTAACAAAGGATCCGGTGCGCGATTTCTCATGATGTAAGCTCGTATCGTAGATCATATCCAATTCTGAATTTAATACTTGACAAGATGACAGATGCTTTCATCTCGTACGATTTCACCAGGGCTGTTTGGATCATATTCCTTCTGACCAGCATTCTAATGGTGATCACGGTAATACACATGGTCGTCGGTGTTCTGGCGCAAAGGGCTGTCTGCGAACCTTTGAAAAATCCACAGGATAACAGGATGTTCGCTCTGGTCGACGAGatcgtacaaataaaaaagatactgTATCCCAATAAACCGAATGCCGATGTGAACATGAGCTATATCATAACGTACGTACCCGCCAACATAACCTCAAAGATTGTTGTCGAAAATTTCCAACTTCGTTATTCAATccaaatctattttttcctcttttttatcatttttatcaccACAGAAACTGccatcgaaacgaaacgttgtACAAAGTTCTCAAGTTGAATTATCTGTTCGACGTGAACACGTTGCGCGAATACACCGGCCGCTACGATATCAACAACACGATCCAACAGCTTCGGCGCAAGATCAGTCTCTCACCCGGCGTGGTTATTCTCACGGAAAGCGCAAAGTCGAAATTGAACGATCTCGCGCAGAGTGGCCTCAGCGATATCAAGTTCTATCAATACGTGGAGATTCTCGCTGATAATATCACGAATATCAACTTGGAACATCTTGCCAAACAATTGTTGGACGTGTCAACGGAATTACCAAAGGGACAGGACGACATTCGAGCAAGTTTGGAGAAAAATGCACTGGATTTGGCGTATTATCACGAACATTTGGTGAAACCAATGGCGATGCTCAGCGAACAATTGGCAGCCAAGGCTGTGACCCTCGAGGAGAAGATAAAGTTTAATCACAGTTCGATGGCAGAGGCCATTCACAATCTCGTCGACGAGGTGACGAAGGCGCAAAAGTTTTTGAACGAAGATGGGCCAGAATACGTGCAACAAGTAAGTTTCGAGCAAGAATCTTTGCTCGAACTGACATATCGACGGTCGATATTTTCTGGTCGATATTGTCGAATTGTTTATTATGgatctaatttttaagtttgaaTCGTCAGGATTCGATGctcttttaattttgcagTTGGCTACTAAATTTGGAAACGCTTTCCTTCGTCAAGTGGACGATTTCCTCGAGAGAGTTATCGATCATGCTTTGTTCCACGTAGGAAAATGCACGCCCGTTTCGAACGCGTACAACGCCACGCTGGTCGCTGGATGTAGCAAAATTTTAGATCCATTTGTAagcaattaattttgtaaccTCTTTGTTTCATCATCGAAATGctgttatatatcttttcttttatgatcCGCAGAATGGTTTCTGGGTGAGTGTAGGCTGGTGTTTAATCCTCTTCATCCCGACCATCGTGCTCTGCGTAAAACTGAGCGCGCTCTATCAAAAATCGGATCCCTATCCAGGACCCCTAGTCGAAGCGTAAGTTTCCGCCATTTTCActtcagaaaaaaaagaaagaaaagaattgacTTTATTTAAACCCAATCGATGGACTCAACGCTATTTAAATGTTtccaagatatataattagatatccGGTGCatgtttcaatttcaaattcccAAATTTATTGTTGAAGAACCGAAATTAACATTATCACTTATTAAATGTGTAAAAGAGAGTGTATAAATTCCGATTCGTTCGTTTGAAATTATCCCGCGAATCAGAAATAAGCAATTGGCACAATTGTATTTGGCTATCAAGGAAAATcgtagaagaataaaattgactCGTTTACATTTACATTCGGAAACAATCGCTTTTATGATTTCTTCGCTGATCTCTGGCCACCAAATTCTGAGCACTCTTTATGTAGAAAGTGTTGAGCCTTCTGTCTCAGTCTAGTAGTTAATCGAGCTTCCTCATTATCCCCCAGCATGCACATTACTCGCGCTTGCGATATCTTTCCGTTTTCTAGTCGGCATGAATTATTCCATCTATTTTTGTTTAGCGAGTTTCAAAATTGCATCGCCAATTCTATCTAAACAAATCTCGTCGCGGATACTATAAACGCGTTACCCATCATAAATGCGGCTCCAACTATCTCTCATTCTCGATTTTCATCCTCTCGATGAGTGTGACTCAACTAATCATTCTGTcgcgttaatttttttttctttttcctttcgtgcaagaattaaagaataacAAACGTGTTTACCTCGTGATAAAAGGGTTCGATTGTCTGACACTTCTTCAACCAATTATTCtctcaattattttgaaaatttaagctCTTTAGATTCGTCTTTGCGTAACCATGGCGTAAAGATCGTCAGACGATCGTACTTCTTACCAATGCAGTagatcatattaaattaaaagtagcTGTCTAATGTGTGGAATGGTTGTTGGAATCTAACCGCTAACACGCTCCGTTCCAGTGAATATTTGTATGACGCGTATGCAGACAGGGATAACATACCCCTTACCCAGTAAGTATAAAACAAGAACAGCCAAATTGCTCGCATGCTGATTTATGTGTAGCACGTTCGTAAATCCCTCGATAACGCTGTGAACGCGACATGTAATTCGTTCATTTCACGATCCAATGCTcggatgttatttttttttttttttttttcccctcccctgtGATCATAGAATTAAAACACGTCGAAAGTAATTGTTTAGAATGATTCGGTTCGTCGATTATTCTCTTTGTCTGCATGATACAGCTCTTAATTCTAACACGCAACCCACAATTCTATCTTAGACAACGTATTGTAGGAtcagaagaaatgaaattgtaagagaacaatttgtttaaaaaacgaTACGATGAGAATTCTTTAAAACTTCTAAGATCCTACAATAttcgatgaataatataaatctctgAAATCTAAATTGATTTTCCTCTACTCGATCTTCCGACATCTTCTCGACTTCGAATAAATTGCCAAAATTACCTTATGAAGATGACCGATTTCTATAAATTGTTATGTCAGTCGAGAAGGTATCAAACTTTTAGTATACTAACGCTCGATATATTCTTCCTTGAAGCTTGTAACTAACAATcgcgtaaaaaagaaaaaaaaaaaaggaaaaaaaatctctctacACGCACACTTTTACACGATAATTTAGCAACACGGAGGCTAGCTCTCGTCTCGCGTGTATCAAGCTATCTAGGATTAATGACACACACGGACACGTAATACGCTGGAACAGCTTAGCAATACACACAATAAACTGATATACTTTTCTAACTCGCATGACGAGTGATCGCAGATCGTAGATCGAAACTCGACTGAAACGTTCATTTTTTCCTTGCAGCGTTCACGACAAGAAATACGTGTCGCATAGCAGAGATCCTTACGCAAAATACGAAAGCTACGACGGTCCCGCGGGTGGATACAGCGATCGGGAAAGGGTACCCGGGGAGGCGCATCAGAGCACGTCCCACTATCATCACTATTCCAGATATTCCGACGTGGCGCCGAAGTAAGTGTTGGAATTCGAGTCACGTTCGAATCACTATCATCGTTatcaattttgagaaaatttataacaacgAAGCGAGAGGACTATTCTGTAACGAAATTTTCATACATCAGATaacgtagaattttttttcgaaaggacATTTCGTCGTtctaccattttttttttcttcccctccttttttaaacgaatcgtGCTGTCGCTTTAACGATTTCTTCTCCTCCCACTCGTTCTTGTTCTCGTATCgtctcgttctttttttttttatcgcatctgaattgaataataatggaaaagttcgatattatatcgatCTAGCGAAGCGTTGGAACGCGTTCTTTTGGGGGAAGTTGTCAGAGATTCTAGGGTTTTCTCTCGTGTCCAATCACACTCGTGATTCGATaggttcttttaaaaaaatcgatattttcattttccctTCTCCGGTTCACACTAGTTcatctttgatttattttgcAGTTCCACCCCCACGTGGCGAAGCCACGAACATACCGCTCCCTCCAAAAAAGAACCTCACAATAAAGTCTTTAGCATATCGGTAGAAACGCAGTAAGTCTTGTAATTTTCAttcggagagaaaaaaaagaaaaaaaaaaagtttaaaagctTTCTGTGACACGTTacgcaattttctttttttcttttgtctaCAAACTTGTTGCTGTTCGGTTTCTTCGAGGCCTGGTCTTCTTCTTTCACCAACTTTTCACCGATctttttcgttcgtttttgccttttcttttcttctcttctcttttattttcttttctttttttttttttttctttttatttatatattcgttcgTTTCCTTTCATCGGTGAGCAGGGTTCCCACTCATCGCGCGAATTTTTGTCtgctttctttcgtttcctcGATTCTTTCGAACGCCCGACCTAATCGAGGATGGGATCAAGTTCTAAATAGAAACTTGCACGATAATTGACATGATGGACgacgaatttgaaatttcaaccGATTGTAAGTACTCacaagaaatttaatgaatgttGAATACACATATATCCGTAGTTGTAAATCGAACGAacagaaaaaaagtatatcatATCTTTCGATATCACGATCTTGTATTTTGTGTAACGAGTTGATTTATAGATAACAGTATATCCGATCTTTCCCCCGCATCGTATCACTTCTACCTGAATAAATCACGAAAGAAGTATGAATTGCATGATTTACCTTGTACAGTATATCGTTGAGAACGAGATTAAATGGGTCAAGTAGTTCCACGAGGATGAAAGATCAAGAAAAACTTCACTCTCCatgtacattataatttattataatataaattaccgTTATAAATAGTCTACTCGACCCATTTTCAATGCATCGAAAAATATTGTGCTCGTCCATTTATGTCATTCTTCGATCTCACACTCTTCTACCCTCTTCGATTACAATCACAacctttctttaaatttatttaagtaaaaggGTACGAACATATCTCGATAAATTCTCATCCGATCCAAGAATAATATCGATACgattatcgagaaaaagaaaaaaagaaaaaagtagaagaaaaagataaagataaaagtatCGTTGTAAaggtacaaaatattatattgacacCATGCAAGTTATATTCTTGATCCCATCCGTACATCTCATGCAACCCCGTTGGTCACGCTTTTTTTTCCCGGTTATTTCCAGGTGAGTGGGAACCTTGCGGGGGGGCAACTTCTCGCGTCTCTCGATACGCCTCTGCACGTAAGTCGCAAGACAGATTGTTACCTCAATTGTGTCTCCGTACgttcgttttttccttttatttttccttcttttgttCGACTCAGTTTGCAGTCGCAAGCAAATAGCTTCGCTAGAGCTTTTTGcaggaataaaatgaaaacgtTAGGTTTTgcgaccaaaaaaaaaaaaaaaagaaaaaagaaaaaatatcttgaaaaaatatccGTATACCTTGGCCATATTTTACACGCCATCGCCGCAATCAGTTGAAAAAACgtgtttaaaagaatttacacaagaattattaaaaagcagcatgttattatttaagaatagtattatattatcgagtcactttttttttcgataggAGATCACGAtacaaaatttactttaatttcgcTTCAGCACCTTCGTCATACGTTTGTTCGCTAAAGCATACGTACATACAGCTATGGCAGAAGATAACTTTCTTCCATATTCGAGAATACTGTATTATCgtacttttctctctctctttctttctctctctcactctctctctctctttctcttcttctttttgtgcTCGTTATTCGATACGTTTGACGAAGAATAGAAAGTAAGCGCTTGAAATCTATTTCCCCTACGGGTTTCACCGACACGAGGGATTATTATTGCAGAAATTGTGACTTCCCTAACGGTGGTCCTCCCGGGTATCAACCAGCTGCCGCAGCTCCTCCACCACTAAGCACGGAATACGAGCGACCACCTCCCTATTATTACTATCCTGGGCCAGGGTGAGTCGAagggtaaattttaataattaaaatatacaggTGTGGAAAGTGTGTTTCCTACgtgttctattatattattttcagggACACAAATTAGGAAACAAGTGCCGTGGCATGCACAAAGGTAGCGCTGAATAGCGTGGCTACCCACAGTCTCACCCGCAGTTACAAAAGGACGctcaaaaagaaagagaaatccgGATGTAAACGAGACTATGTTTAATTGTAGCGTTCCTGTTTGAGCGTGCCACGGACCGTGCGAACGGCAAAATCAATTAAAGACCAAGTTTACGATATACAGACTGAGGTAGGCTAAATGGATCCTTCGGCGAGCCGCAAGTAATGTGATCAACGTGTacgattcgtttcgatttagtattatttttagacaTCGTGCGTATCACGAGAGAAATATTACGTTGTTCATGaatactgtttttttttcccttttcttttgcGATTtacttgttctttttttttatagcgcTTCagcgatttctttctttctctttcccttttccctttttaatCACCGAACTGTAATAAAACGACGATTCAAATCGTTTGTGTTAATCGCTGGacaatcgattttttaactTGACTGATATCGTTTTACCACCGTTTTCTTCGACGTTCAATATTTCTTCCAATCAAATGCCATCGCGACCAAGGTCTCTTCTACTCTGTTAATATTTCGACCCGACTTCGAGATTTACGCGTGTTATACTCAAAGTTCGATTCGCTCTTATTCTCGAAGACGCGTCGATTATATATTCTACCGATATTGCTCGAGAGGCACTATATAATTCTTTGCAAGGAAATTTTTCTGTGAAACCCTTAGAATTCCCCCTATGGAATTTAGTtcctaatgaaaaaaaaaaaaaaaggaaacacaCACGTAGTAATTgaaatcatcatcatcatcattattatcatcatgcGTTAATCAGTATTAACGAAAGTTCGTTGTCGCGCCTCCCTTGTTCACCCACACTGGCGTACGCTTTCTCTTTCACCCTTTAACACAAAGATCCTGTTCTTTGTTCAGAATTTAACGAACGTGTATATAACATTCAACCGCTTGTGTCTTATGAATTTTCATCGTATTTTACGTGCTAACTGCCTACCAAGAAACAACAACAAAAGTACACGGAACGACACTATGATGACACGTGGCTTTTAAGCCAACACGCGTTTAAAGGGGAACACGTGCGATCGATTATCAAATACGAACCATCGCGTTTCTAACCAAGAATTACAGAGGATTCGCtcgatatttgttaattttcaaattcgatcgTTCACGCGTAATTGATCAACACAGAATTCTTCGGTGCGTATGTGTAACCAAGAAATTCGTTCATGAAATTTTGCTCACTTGGAACGACACTGCCATCATTTTTCGAGACGAGTCGACAGCAACAACGACAACAAACGTAAAAACATCTGGATCTTTCGGGACAACGTCGATCGCACAGTTTCCAATATATTAcggaaatattcgtaaaaatcgTTGGCGCGAGCGAGCAACGATTTTTCACAAATCTCGAGCACTTAACAACGCCATATTTAAATGCCAAACGACAATTGTTTAACCGTGGACCGTGGAGTTGGAAGGTGCTTGAATCCAATTCCACGATCtatcctctctcttttctcgatCTTGCTAGAAGATCCTTTTCCTAAGGTATAAAGGGGGAATCTTGAAACTAACTTCCGCCTCGCTCGCGTGTGATGGAATCAGCGATTTTTCCCGACTAGGCCGAAGTTAGTTTCGTCGCAAGATCGTCTCTGTTAAAAATACTCTCTATGTACATGGTTCTTtaagtagaatttttttttcttcttgttcttattcttcttcttcttcttcttcttactaTTAACTTTACCGTGTAATTTACCGAATCTAAGCTCCTTAGACGGGATATTTACGCGTCGCATAGAAAGTTTGTCGTACGTTTATCCACGCGTCTACGCGACGGGTGAATATCTTGACGCAACAGATGCAACATCCGTACAGTACTTCGATGCTAAGGATGAATCTTTTTCGAGCGTCGTGGAGGTGCCActtcctgtttttttttttttttttcttcttt
Coding sequences within:
- the LOC107998700 gene encoding prominin-like protein isoform X16, with translation MVRFRVPPKRTEASVRSDASRASVAAMIFVLFCGFRPNAVVHYGFAVLGLLSVLLVSCPVNCQETLTNRMRVISEDLDRQLNGIMASQGLNYTTINTTGLPYNATTKFNPKGMGQLYNVTNTFIDWVQTKQAYPEGMFTVVNGRPTFQYSLQEWRIVATHYGGLAGLTFVGLLLAAILPCVGLFFCCCRCAGHCGARSQPFDKKHDHCRKVLLSMVLIAVATIILFGVVCAFVTNEYMQDGTKELPNNVEVSLKDVKLYLSSTKEEINKILKTNFDELEINLNNILQASGRIVTEQLAEYSHAVSLTNLSDIVAGLESIKEDLKTMQTITRDLRTNASQLDIVVRGVKNNLLHTLAACKTQNCKQVLHDYKVNQMSVQVDFDKLPNVTSALNNITMLMKDNIVSEVSQGKESFLKIQKDIQYAVNQTIPVVSASIRNAGDFLADLARNMTMLIDRINNDIDKVYMKQIDVARTNIDQYSPYRYYLGLGISGILLTVLMCLTFGLFCGICGKRPDGYGDDCCNKGSGARFLMMAVWIIFLLTSILMVITVIHMVVGVLAQRAVCEPLKNPQDNRMFALVDEIVQIKKILYPNKPNADVNMSYIITNCHRNETLYKVLKLNYLFDVNTLREYTGRYDINNTIQQLRRKISLSPGVVILTESAKSKLNDLAQSGLSDIKFYQYVEILADNITNINLEHLAKQLLDVSTELPKGQDDIRASLEKNALDLAYYHEHLVKPMAMLSEQLAAKAVTLEEKIKFNHSSMAEAIHNLVDEVTKAQKFLNEDGPEYVQQLATKFGNAFLRQVDDFLERVIDHALFHVGKCTPVSNAYNATLVAGCSKILDPFNGFWVSVGWCLILFIPTIVLCVKLSALYQKSDPYPGPLVEAVHDKKYVSHSRDPYAKYESYDGPAGGYSDRERVPGEAHQSTSHYHHYSRYSDVAPKNCDFPNGGPPGYQPAAAAPPPLSTEYERPPPYYYYPGPGDTN
- the LOC107998700 gene encoding prominin-like protein isoform X18, whose translation is MVRFRVPPKRTEASVRSDASRASVAAMIFVLFCGFRPNAVVHYGFAVLGLLSVLLVSCPVNCQETLTNRMRVISEDLDRQLNGIMASQGLNYTTINTTGLPYNATTKFNPKGMGQLYNVTNTFIDWVQTKQAYPEGMFTVVNGRPTFQYSLQEWRIVATHYGGLAGLTFVGLLLAAILPCVGLFFCCCRCAGHCGARSQPFDKKHDHCRKVLLSMVLIAVATIILFGVVCAFVTNEYMQDGTKELPNNVEVSLKDVKLYLSSTKEEINKILKTNFDELEINLNNILQASGRIVTEQLAEYSHAVSLTNLSDIVAGLESIKEDLKTMQTITRDLRTNASQLDIVVRGVKNNLLHTLAACKTQNCKQVLHDYKVNQMSVQVDFDKLPNVTSALNNITMLMKDNIVSEVSQGKESFLKIQKDIQYAVNQTIPVVSASIRNAGDFLADLARNMTMLIDRINNDIDKVYMKQIDVARTNIDQYSPYRYYLGLGISGILLTVLMCLTFGLFCGICGKRPDGYGDDCCNKGSGARFLMMAVWIIFLLTSILMVITVIHMVVGVLAQRAVCEPLKNPQDNRMFALVDEIVQIKKILYPNKPNADVNMSYIITNCHRNETLYKVLKLNYLFDVNTLREYTGRYDINNTIQQLRRKISLSPGVVILTESAKSKLNDLAQSGLSDIKFYQYVEILADNITNINLEHLAKQLLDVSTELPKGQDDIRASLEKNALDLAYYHEHLVKPMAMLSEQLAAKAVTLEEKIKFNHSSMAEAIHNLVDEVTKAQKFLNEDGPEYVQQLATKFGNAFLRQVDDFLERVIDHALFHVGKCTPVSNAYNATLVAGCSKILDPFNGFWVSVGWCLILFIPTIVLCVKLSALYQKSDPYPGPLVEANCDFPNGGPPGYQPAAAAPPPLSTEYERPPPYYYYPGPGDTN
- the LOC107998700 gene encoding prominin-like protein isoform X3; the encoded protein is MVRFRVPPKRTEASVRSDASRASVAAMIFVLFCGFRPNAVVHYGFAVLGLLSVLLVSCPVNCQETLTNRMRVISEDLDRQLNGIMASQGLNYTTINTTGLPYNATTKFNPKGMGQLYNVTNTFIDWVQTKQAYPEGMFTVVNGRPTFQYSLQEWRIVATHYGGLAGLTFVGLLLAAILPCVGLFFCCCRCAGHCGARSQPFDKKHDHCRKVLLSMVLIAVATIILFGVVCAFVTNEYMQDGTKELPNNVEVSLKDVKLYLSSTKEEINKILKTNFDELEINLNNILQASGRIVTEQLAEYSHAVSLTNLSDIVAGLESIKEDLKTMQTITRDLRTNASQLDIVVRGVKNNLLHTLAACKTQNCKQVLHDYKVNQMSVQVDFDKYMDRYFPKLPNVTSALNNITMLMKDNIVSEVSQGKESFLKIQKDIQYAVNQTIPVVSASIRNAGDFLADLARNMTMLIDRINNDIDKVYMKQIDVARTNIDQYSPYRYYLGLGISGILLTVLMCLTFGLFCGICGKRPDGYGDDCCNKGSGARFLMMAVWIIFLLTSILMVITVIHMVVGVLAQRAVCEPLKNPQDNRMFALVDEIVQIKKILYPNKPNADVNMSYIITNCHRNETLYKVLKLNYLFDVNTLREYTGRYDINNTIQQLRRKISLSPGVVILTESAKSKLNDLAQSGLSDIKFYQYVEILADNITNINLEHLAKQLLDVSTELPKGQDDIRASLEKNALDLAYYHEHLVKPMAMLSEQLAAKAVTLEEKIKFNHSSMAEAIHNLVDEVTKAQKFLNEDGPEYVQQLATKFGNAFLRQVDDFLERVIDHALFHVGKCTPVSNAYNATLVAGCSKILDPFNGFWVSVGWCLILFIPTIVLCVKLSALYQKSDPYPGPLVEAEYLYDAYADRDNIPLTHVHDKKYVSHSRDPYAKYESYDGPAGGYSDRERVPGEAHQSTSHYHHYSRYSDVAPNSTPTWRSHEHTAPSKKEPHNKVFSISVETQNCDFPNGGPPGYQPAAAAPPPLSTEYERPPPYYYYPGPGDTN
- the LOC107998700 gene encoding prominin-like protein isoform X12, which translates into the protein MVRFRVPPKRTEASVRSDASRASVAAMIFVLFCGFRPNAVVHYGFAVLGLLSVLLVSCPVNCQETLTNRMRVISEDLDRQLNGIMASQGLNYTTINTTGLPYNATTKFNPKGMGQLYNVTNTFIDWVQTKQAYPEGMFTVVNGRPTFQYSLQEWRIVATHYGGLAGLTFVGLLLAAILPCVGLFFCCCRCAGHCGARSQPFDKKHDHCRKVLLSMVLIAVATIILFGVVCAFVTNEYMQDGTKELPNNVEVSLKDVKLYLSSTKEEINKILKTNFDELEINLNNILQASGRIVTEQLAEYSHAVSLTNLSDIVAGLESIKEDLKTMQTITRDLRTNASQLDIVVRGVKNNLLHTLAACKTQNCKQVLHDYKVNQMSVQVDFDKYMDRYFPKLPNVTSALNNITMLMKDNIVSEVSQGKESFLKIQKDIQYAVNQTIPVVSASIRNAGDFLADLARNMTMLIDRINNDIDKVYMKQIDVARTNIDQYSPYRYYLGLGISGILLTVLMCLTFGLFCGICGKRPDGYGDDCCNKGSGARFLMMAVWIIFLLTSILMVITVIHMVVGVLAQRAVCEPLKNPQDNRMFALVDEIVQIKKILYPNKPNADVNMSYIITNCHRNETLYKVLKLNYLFDVNTLREYTGRYDINNTIQQLRRKISLSPGVVILTESAKSKLNDLAQSGLSDIKFYQYVEILADNITNINLEHLAKQLLDVSTELPKGQDDIRASLEKNALDLAYYHEHLVKPMAMLSEQLAAKAVTLEEKIKFNHSSMAEAIHNLVDEVTKAQKFLNEDGPEYVQQLATKFGNAFLRQVDDFLERVIDHALFHVGKCTPVSNAYNATLVAGCSKILDPFNGFWVSVGWCLILFIPTIVLCVKLSALYQKSDPYPGPLVEAEYLYDAYADRDNIPLTHVHDKKYVSHSRDPYAKYESYDGPAGGYSDRERVPGEAHQSTSHYHHYSRYSDVAPKNCDFPNGGPPGYQPAAAAPPPLSTEYERPPPYYYYPGPGDTN
- the LOC107998700 gene encoding prominin-like protein isoform X9, which translates into the protein MVRFRVPPKRTEASVRSDASRASVAAMIFVLFCGFRPNAVVHYGFAVLGLLSVLLVSCPVNCQETLTNRMRVISEDLDRQLNGIMASQGLNYTTINTTGLPYNATTKFNPKGMGQLYNVTNTFIDWVQTKQAYPEGMFTVVNGRPTFQYSLQEWRIVATHYGGLAGLTFVGLLLAAILPCVGLFFCCCRCAGHCGARSQPFDKKHDHCRKVLLSMVLIAVATIILFGVVCAFVTNEYMQDGTKELPNNVEVSLKDVKLYLSSTKEEINKILKTNFDELEINLNNILQASGRIVTEQLAEYSHAVSLTNLSDIVAGLESIKEDLKTMQTITRDLRTNASQLDIVVRGVKNNLLHTLAACKTQNCKQVLHDYKVNQMSVQVDFDKYMDRYFPKLPNVTSALNNITMLMKDNIVSEVSQGKESFLKIQKDIQYAVNQTIPVVSASIRNAGDFLADLARNMTMLIDRINNDIDKVYMKQIDVARTNIDQYSPYRQMYFPSRYYLGLGISGILLTVLMCLTFGLFCGICGKRPDGYGDDCCNKGSGARFLMMAVWIIFLLTSILMVITVIHMVVGVLAQRAVCEPLKNPQDNRMFALVDEIVQIKKILYPNKPNADVNMSYIITNCHRNETLYKVLKLNYLFDVNTLREYTGRYDINNTIQQLRRKISLSPGVVILTESAKSKLNDLAQSGLSDIKFYQYVEILADNITNINLEHLAKQLLDVSTELPKGQDDIRASLEKNALDLAYYHEHLVKPMAMLSEQLAAKAVTLEEKIKFNHSSMAEAIHNLVDEVTKAQKFLNEDGPEYVQQLATKFGNAFLRQVDDFLERVIDHALFHVGKCTPVSNAYNATLVAGCSKILDPFNGFWVSVGWCLILFIPTIVLCVKLSALYQKSDPYPGPLVEAEYLYDAYADRDNIPLTHVHDKKYVSHSRDPYAKYESYDGPAGGYSDRERVPGEAHQSTSHYHHYSRYSDVAPKNCDFPNGGPPGYQPAAAAPPPLSTEYERPPPYYYYPGPGDTN
- the LOC107998700 gene encoding prominin-like protein isoform X6 — its product is MVRFRVPPKRTEASVRSDASRASVAAMIFVLFCGFRPNAVVHYGFAVLGLLSVLLVSCPVNCQETLTNRMRVISEDLDRQLNGIMASQGLNYTTINTTGLPYNATTKFNPKGMGQLYNVTNTFIDWVQTKQAYPEGMFTVVNGRPTFQYSLQEWRIVATHYGGLAGLTFVGLLLAAILPCVGLFFCCCRCAGHCGARSQPFDKKHDHCRKVLLSMVLIAVATIILFGVVCAFVTNEYMQDGTKELPNNVEVSLKDVKLYLSSTKEEINKILKTNFDELEINLNNILQASGRIVTEQLAEYSHAVSLTNLSDIVAGLESIKEDLKTMQTITRDLRTNASQLDIVVRGVKNNLLHTLAACKTQNCKQVLHDYKVNQMSVQVDFDKYMDRYFPKLPNVTSALNNITMLMKDNIVSEVSQGKESFLKIQKDIQYAVNQTIPVVSASIRNAGDFLADLARNMTMLIDRINNDIDKVYMKQIDVARTNIDQYSPYRQMYFPSRYYLGLGISGILLTVLMCLTFGLFCGICGKRPDGYGDDCCNKGSGARFLMMAVWIIFLLTSILMVITVIHMVVGVLAQRAVCEPLKNPQDNRMFALVDEIVQIKKILYPNKPNADVNMSYIITNCHRNETLYKVLKLNYLFDVNTLREYTGRYDINNTIQQLRRKISLSPGVVILTESAKSKLNDLAQSGLSDIKFYQYVEILADNITNINLEHLAKQLLDVSTELPKGQDDIRASLEKNALDLAYYHEHLVKPMAMLSEQLAAKAVTLEEKIKFNHSSMAEAIHNLVDEVTKAQKFLNEDGPEYVQQLATKFGNAFLRQVDDFLERVIDHALFHVGKCTPVSNAYNATLVAGCSKILDPFNGFWVSVGWCLILFIPTIVLCVKLSALYQKSDPYPGPLVEAVHDKKYVSHSRDPYAKYESYDGPAGGYSDRERVPGEAHQSTSHYHHYSRYSDVAPNSTPTWRSHEHTAPSKKEPHNKVFSISVETQNCDFPNGGPPGYQPAAAAPPPLSTEYERPPPYYYYPGPGDTN